A window of the Bactrocera neohumeralis isolate Rockhampton unplaced genomic scaffold, APGP_CSIRO_Bneo_wtdbg2-racon-allhic-juicebox.fasta_v2 cluster09, whole genome shotgun sequence genome harbors these coding sequences:
- the LOC126764071 gene encoding uncharacterized protein LOC126764071: MAAGKPCFSKQKFDDDDIEVILHDEDFSDISGDGEEENEDFDSDDSLADMSYFPDPIDEAELEKELEVVWSEKRKTATALEGNKQTKIKRKTLTLPNLEQELDNQLAEIGENSQILGKNGHIWNNFPIKREYGKCAARNIIYIRPGPSGNAKEAMEPSDAFKLFISDEILNIVLYHTNAKFSQLRNKYQSRNATVSNTSLMELKALLGLLYLSAVLKSNHLSTDILFDTSYSGDRYRATMSRHRFEFLLNSLRFDDMTTREERKKKSSLAPISEIWDIFVDSCTKNFKPGSYVTIDEQLVGFRGRCPFRMYIPNKPNKFGIKIVMVCDVATKYVINAEPYLGKSTNTQGKQLANYFVEGLTKPLHGSNRNITMDNWFTSIPLATKLLNNPYSMTIVGTLRKNKAEIPPELLDTKSRQCGSS, encoded by the exons ATGGCAGCTGGAAAACcgtgtttttcaaaacaaaaatttgatgatGACGATATAGAGGTTATTCTGCATGATGAAGATTTTAGTGATATCAGTGGAGATGGAGAAGAGGAAAATGAAGATTTCGATAGCGACGATAGTTTGGCCGATATGAGCTATTTTCCTGATCCAATTGATGAAGCAGAGCTAGAAAAAGAACTAGAAGTTGTCTGgtctgaaaaaagaaaaacagcaacagcattGGAGGGGAATAAGCAGACAAAAATAAAACGTAAAACTTTAACATTGCCAAATTTGGAACAAGAGTTGGATAACCAACTTGCGGAAATTGGGGAAAATAGTCAAATTTTGGGCAAAAACGGTcacatttggaataattttccaataaaacgTGAATACGGTAAATGCGCAGcacgaaatattatatacattcggccag GACCATCGGGTAACGCCAAAGAAGCCATGGAACCAAGCGATGCATTTAAACTGTTTATTAGTGACGAGATATTGAATATTGTTTTATACCATACAAATGCCAAATTTTCTCAACtaagaaataaatatcaatCAAGAAATGCCACGGTTTCAAATACAAGTCTTATGGAATTGAAAGCCTTGTTGGGTTTGCTGTATTTGTCTGCTGTTTTGAAGAGCAACCATCTATCAACTGATATCTTGTTTGACACTTCTTATTCGGGCGATCGATATAGAGCGACAATGAGTAGACATAGATTCGAGTTTCTTCTAAACTCACTTCGTTTCGACGATATGACTACAAGAGAAGAGCGGAAGAAAAAGTCTTCATTGGCGCCAATTTCTGaaatttgggatatttttgTTGATAGTTGTACAAAGAATTTTAAGCCTGGTTCCTATGTAACCATCGATGAGCAACTTGTTGGTTTTCGAGGTAGATGCCCATTTAGGATGTATATTCCGAACAAACCAAATAAATTcggaataaaaattgtaatggtCTGCGATGTCGCTACAAAATACGTTATTAACGCAGAGCCGTATCTCGGAAAGTCTACTAATACACAAGGAAAACAACTAGCCAATTACTTTGTTGAAGGACTGACGAAACCTTTGCATGGAAGTAACCGGAATATAACAATGGACAACTGGTTTACGAGCATCCCTTTGGCAACAAAACTGTTAAATAATCCCTACAGTATGACAATTGTTGGCACACTACGTAAAAATAAAGCTGAAATACCACCGGAATTACTTGACACTAAGTCACGGCAGTGTGGATCATCCTGA